A section of the bacterium SCSIO 12696 genome encodes:
- a CDS encoding RNA polymerase sigma factor produces MGKKNLSNISSFFIEHSLFLKKFLARFLTSEQDIEDVAQEAYLKAYCAEKDRGDIEQPKAFLFTIAKNLALNELNKKSRQITKYLEDCEELVELDKGQTPDSQFEAVETLSIYCEAIASLPEKSRRVYLMRKVHGLPHKEIAKRLEMSLSSVEKHLKFGVLSCRDYIDSKQMSTDQKVEIPVSELASTKEAGNE; encoded by the coding sequence TTGGGCAAAAAAAACTTATCGAACATTTCCAGCTTTTTTATAGAGCACAGCCTGTTTTTGAAAAAATTCTTAGCCAGGTTTTTAACGTCTGAGCAGGACATTGAAGATGTTGCTCAAGAGGCTTATTTGAAAGCGTATTGTGCCGAAAAAGACCGCGGCGACATTGAGCAGCCAAAGGCTTTTTTGTTCACCATTGCAAAAAATTTGGCGCTGAATGAGCTCAACAAAAAGAGCCGACAGATAACCAAGTATTTGGAAGACTGTGAAGAGTTGGTCGAATTGGATAAGGGGCAGACCCCTGATAGCCAGTTCGAAGCGGTGGAAACGCTCAGCATTTACTGTGAGGCCATTGCCAGCCTTCCGGAGAAAAGTCGCCGTGTGTATTTAATGCGGAAAGTCCATGGCCTGCCTCATAAAGAGATTGCGAAACGGCTAGAAATGTCACTGAGCTCTGTAGAGAAGCATCTGAAGTTCGGCGTCTTAAGCTGTAGAGATTATATAGATTCAAAACAAATGAGTACTGATCAAAAAGTAGAGATTCCTGTCTCGGAATTGGCTTCGACCAAGGAGGCAGGTAATGAATAA